The nucleotide window GCTCTTTGGTTCTTTAACTCCCAACGCTCAACTCCGAACTCTCAACCATCAACTCTGAACACCCAGCTTTTTCTTTTCTATCTCCAGAAAGTCCTTGAGTATCGCCGCTGCGTCGGCGGGGCTGCAATCCTCCACGCCGCCCGGCCGCAGCATCACGCCCAGCAAAAGGCGCCTGACCTCCAGCGACATTTCCTCAAGCGATGCGGTGCGGAACCATTCCTCGTCATGTAGCGGAGCTTTCCCGTCCGGTATCCCCCTGCGCCGGCGCTCCAGCGCTTCGGCCTCCTCAAGCGACCGCTGCGCGGAGAGCCAGCGATCCTCGAAGCTTGCGCCCGGATCGGGAGTGATCCCGGCTTCGGCCAGCCAGCGCTTGACCGTTGCATGATGCAGGCCGAGGCGGGCGGCGATGGCGCATGGCCTCGGATCCCGCCTGAACTCCTCGACAACTGTCCGCTTCAGAAGCGGAGAAAGATTCTTGTATCCCACAGGACACCTCCACTTCAATTATACAAAACTTTTGTCCAGTGTTATGGGAGTGCACCGGCTTGCCTGTTTTTATGGGAGTGCACCGGCTTGCCGTTGCCAAGCAATACTTCCCATAATCGTGATGCGTGCAAAGCGAATGGACTGGTCCGCGTGCTGTGCACCGGCTGTCCTGTTTTTATGGGAGTGCACCGGCTTGCCTGTTTTTATGGGAGTGCACCGGCTTGCCGGTGCCGTATATCACCTTCCGCCCCGCGCCCGTCCATCGTGCTTTGTGCGATCCGGCCGTCCTTTTCACAAAGCCTGGATTAAGAGGCCGGAGCCTCCGACCACTGTAAACCTGCCTGCTCCCTGTTTCCTTATCCCTGCGCCCGAATTCCCAAGGCATCGCGTACGCGTACGCGGATCGGCCGATTATCGCGGACTATCGCGCGGCATGGCGTTGCACGCGCTCCCCGCGATCGCGCGTGGTTTTCGAGGCATCTATCGCGGCGTTTTCGCGGGATTCGCGCGGGATACCGCTGTCACAAATTCACCTTTGTGACTTCGTGTCTTCGTGTCTTCGTTGTAACAAAAAAAAAAAGGCGGCGGTTGCCCGCCGCCGCTCTCCTTGATCCCCATACCAAACCGGCCGGGTTACGGCCTCGTTCGATCGCAGAATTCGAGCAGCCCGATGAACTGGCGCTTGCGCGTCGGATGCTTGAGCTTCTTGAGCGCTTTCACTTCGATTTGCCGGATGCGCTCGCGGGTGACGTTGAACTCCCGGCCCACTTCCTCCAGGGTGCGCGGGTGGCCGTCGTCCAGCCCGTAGCGCAGGCGGATGACCTTCTCCTCGCGCTCGCCGAGGGTCTTCAGGATCTTGTCGATCTTGGCCTTGGTGAGCTCGTACATCGTCTCCACTTCGGGGGCGATGATGTTCTTGTTTTCCTGGAAATCCTGGAACAGCGAATCCTTGTCGTTGCCGATGGGCTTTTCCAGCGAAATGGGCTTCTGCGCGACCTTGAGGATGTCGCGCACCTTCTCCTCGGTCACGTCCATGCGCTCGGCGATTTCCTTGCTGGTCGGCTCGCGGCCCTTGGTCTGCTGCAGCTCCTTGGACGCCTTGGACAGCTTCGTGATGGTCTCGACCATGTGGACGGGCTTGCGGATGAGCTCGCCCTGGTCGGCCAAGGCGCGGGAGATCGCCTGGCGGATCCACCACGTGGCGTAAGTCGAAAGCTTGAAGCCGCGGTCGAGGTCGAACTTCTCGACGGCGCGGATGAGGCCCAGGTTGCCCTCCTGGATGAGGTCGAGGAAGGACATGCCGCGGTTGAGGAACTTCTTGGCGATGGAGACGACCAGGCGCAGGTTGGAGTCTATAAGGCGCTCCTTGGCGGAAAGGTCGCCTTCGCGGTAGCGGCGGGCGAAATAGATTTCCTCCTCGGGGATGAGCAGGGGCACCTGGCCGATGGCGCGCAGGTACATCTTGACGGAGTCGTCGAGGCGGAGGTTCTCGGCCTTGTTAACCTCGTCCTTGGAAAAGTGGCGGAGGGCGCCGTCGTAGCCGTAGAGGGTCTTGTTGCGGCTGCGGGCGACGGCGCGGTACGCGGGCGAGTCCAGCACCGCGATCGCCTCCTCGACGCGCTTGCCGTTATTCCCCCTCTCCTTATAAAGCGCATCCAGAAGTTTGGAGATGTTCAGATAGCCTTCGCGCGTGATTACAGGCACCGACGCGGGCTGCCCCGGCGGAGCCTCTTTCAAGTCCTTTTCCTTTTCCTTATCTCTATCCCTTGCTGAAACTGGCTTATCGGTCAACTGAAAGCGACCTCCTTGTGAAAATCGGGAAAATCCGGAATCCTGCATTCCGTTACCGTTCGCAGGACAACCGGTAAGCCAGCGGCGCCGTTGTTGATAACTCGGAAGCCGGCTGACCAGGAATTATACCGGCGAAAACACGCGTTCGCCACTTTTTACAAACATTTTCGAAAAAGTTGGTAAATCGTCTTATTGACATTGCTTTGCGGCTGTCGGCGAACCTCTTAAGGCGGCTTTTACCATTCACGATGCCGCTTTCCAAAAATCGGCGGCACGGGAAATTATGTGTGTTATCGCGATTTCAGCGGCGGAGTACGGATCAGTTTTTCCAGCGGAAGCGGCGCCCGCAAGCCTTTCCACGGTTTCTATGACCGATCGGTCGGATCGCAGAGCCTTCGAAAATGCGCCTTCCACGAGTTCCCGGATCAATCCGGCCGTTTTTCCTTGAAGGCGCTCCGCCGCGGCGCCGGGATTGCCTTCGATATCGTCATATATCCGCAGGATGAGTCTCCAAACATCGGTTACGCCGCTTCCTTCGCCGGCAGAACAGCGGACGATATGCCGGGAAGTCGAACCCGCGTTTCCGTATTCCGCTTCGAGCAACGCCGCCAAAGCGTCCGCGCCCGGCAGGTCGCACTTGTTAACTATGAATACCTCCGAGGTTTCCAGCAAGCCTGCTTTGAGAGTCTGAACGGAGTCTCCGGAGCCGGGAGCGAGAACGAGGCACGTGAAATCCACGATATCCGAAATCGAGCCGCCCGTTTGTCCCACGCCGACCGACTCCACAAAAATGAATGATGCTCCCCAGTGCTCCATCAAAACCGCGGCGGCGGCGGCCGCGAACGAGGATCCGCCTTTTGCGCCGCGGGAAGCTATGCTGCGCACGTAAACTTTCTCATCCTGGACTTCCCCGCCCAGCCTTACCCGGTCGCCCAGCAGGCTTCCCCCGGTAAGTTCGCTCGTGGGATCCACCAATATCAATCCAATCTTGAATCCTTCGGCAAGCGCCGGGGTGAGAAGCCTTGATATCAATGTGCTTTTTCCCACTCCCGGCGGACCGGTGATTCCGATGCGCTTCGCCCTGGCCGGCAACGCGTCCATTTTCGAAATCAGCCCCGCCGCGGATTGGATGGATTTCTCCGCGATAGTGACGGCGCGGGATAGCGCAAGCCTGTCGCCGCGCTTTACGTCGCGGAGCAATTCACCGATTTCCGTATTTTTCGCCGTCACAATCAGCTTCCGCGGTCCGCGGGGGTATAACGGAAAACCTTTGCAGCGCCTCTGTCCGCTATCCAAATATCGCCGGAATAGTCGGCGAAAATTGTTCGCGGCTCCACGAGATCACCGTCACCGAACCTCCCCAATATTTCGAAATTGCTCGCGAGAAGCACGACCGACGGAGGATCGGCGACAAGAACCGCCAACCGGCCTCCATCAAGAATGGAGATGTCGATTGGGCGCGAAAACAATTTTTTCTTTCCGCTGATCCCGTCAATAATCTTCAATAACTCGCCTTTGTACGTCAGCACTTTGATTCTGTTGTTGCCCGAATCGCACACGAGCAGCTTGTTCTCCCCGGGGCTGGGCTCTCCGTCTATAACCGGAGTGAAAATCGCCAGACCCCCAATCCCTCGAAACTGAAAACGCGCCGCTCCCGTATTCGACAAAAGCGCCCTGACAGACTCAATCGCTCTGGTGTCGTCCCCGGCATCAAGCAACTTCAGGTAATAGCCTCTAAACCCCACCATGCTCTTTTTGTTGATATAAACATCGTTTCCGTTGCTGTCAGCGGTGTAGAACTCGTCAACTTCCTGGTCTGTGAGGGCATAATTCGAAGACCCGTCCACTGCGAGGTAACCGGGTCTTATCGCCATATGCAGCTTTTTATTCCTGTAAAACTGGCCAGTCGACGTGAACTCTATCACTTCCGGAACCGCAACCGGTTCGGGCACCAGGGATGAAAAAAACGAATTAAGAACGAAAATGTGGCCTGAAGCAAATTCCAAATCTTCCGGCCGAAAGAACCGGTGAAGGGCGATTTCGTGTCTTAAGGCTTCAGAAGATGGATCGACCATCGTTGCGTTGGACAACGCAAGCTCATCGTTTCCCAACGCGTAATCGTCAATTTTGAATCCGCATCCTATCGAGCTTTGAAATTTGCCGCGTTCGTCGAATACGTAAATCGCGCTGTAAGCTCTGTCCGCGACGTACACATTGCCGGCGCCCGCGGCCACGGATGCAAGCTCTTCGAATTTCCCCGCCGGCGTTTCACTTCCATCGAAGCCGAGCGCAAGCTTGTATAAAGCGGCGTCCGGTTTTTGTCCACCTCCGTCCCTTGCGGCTTCCGCATCTTTGGAATCTTCGCCAGGATTGCATCCAGCCATGAAGATGCATGCAACAAGCGCGAATGCAACAGCGGGATACCAAAACAGTGCCGAGTGATTGCGATTATTGTGCATTCCCGCCCTGCGCGACCTCCATGCTTTCTTCAAGCAAATGTCCCATTCTCTCCTTCTTCGTGCTCAAGTACCTTCTGTTTTCGTCGTTGCAAACAACCTCCAGAGGAACAGGCACCCGCTCGACGATTTCCAAACCGTAACCTTCCAAACCGATCATTTTTAAGGGATTGTTCGTTATCAGGCGAATTTTCCGAACGCCGAGCATCCGCAGAATTTGAGCACCAACTCCGTAATCCCGCTTGTCGGGCGGGAAACCAAGTTTAACGTTTGCTTCCTGCGTATCGTAACCCTCGTCCTGCAAAGCGTATGCCTTGATTTTGTTCGCCAGCCCGATACCGCGCCCTTCTTGATTTAGATAGACGAGAACACCCTTGCCGGCATCCGCAATGGCTTTCATCGAGAACACAAGCTGATCGTTGCAATCACAACGAAGGCTGCCAAGCGTATCTCCGGTGAGACATTTGCTGTGCATTCTCACAAGTACGGGCTCTTCGGGCAGAATATCCCCCATCGTCAAAGCGACGTGTTCTTCCGCCCCGTCTTTGGTCGCGAACGCGACAATCCTGAAATGGCCGTACTTCGTCGGCAAATCCGCCGAGGCGACGTTTTGAACCCAGTTTTCTTTCTGCAGCCGGTAATGGACGATATCGGCGACTTGAACGATTAAAAATCCGTGCTCCCGGGCAAACGACTCCAAGTCCTTCATCCGCGCCATGCTGCCGTCTTTGTTTTTGATTTCGCAAAGGACTCCGCCCGGAGTGAGCCCCGCAAGCTTGGTCAGGTCGATTATTCCTTCGGTTTGCCCCACCCTCCGCAACACGCCGGCGGGATCCGCCCGCAGCGGAAAAGTATGGCCAGGCCTCAAAAGGTCGTCGGGCTTGGATGCCGGATCCATCAGCACCTGAATCGTTCTCGCTCTGTCTCTGGCGCTGATTCCTGTTGTAGTGCCGGATTTGGCGTCCACGGACACCGTGAACGCGGTGCCATGTCTTTCCGTGGGTTTGTCCACCATTAGCGGCAGATCGAGCGCGGCAAGCCGCTCCGAAGTCATGGGGACGACGATAAGCCCCCTTGCGTGCTGCTCCAGAAAGTTGATGGCCTCCGGCGTGACAAATTGCGCCGCCATTGCGAGGTCTCCCTCGTTTTCACGGTCGGCGTCGTCGACAAGTATTATGAAGCGGCCGGAACGAAGCTCTTCGAGAGCCTTTTCCACCCGCTCGATTCGATCGATTTCCATCAATAACCCCATAAGGAAAGCTGCTCGAAAGAAAGCTTCGAGTCGCTCCCGATGATACCCGAGACCGACCTGACCACTGCTTTGACGATTAAGTCGAACTCAAGATTCACAATGTCCCCGCATTCAACCCAAGGAAGCTTCGTCCTTTTCCAGGTTTCGGGCACCAAAACGCATCCAAATGCGTCCGAATCGATTTCCTGCAACGTAAGACTGATTCCGTCCACCGCGATAGAGCCCTTGGAAACCAAATACGGCTTGGAATCCCTTTCGACGGCGATCTCCAGCCAGCCGTCCTGCCCAATAGGCGGTCGAACAGTGCGCACTTTTCCCATGGAATCAACGTGCCCGGCCACAAAATGGCCGCCGATGGAATCGCCGCTTTTCAAAGCAGGTTCGACATTCACCTTGTCCCCGGATTTCAGGCTGCCGAGCGTTGTCGCAATTGCGGTTTTGCCGGTTACGAAGAATTCAAGAGCATCGTCGCAATTTTTCTCCGCCGTAAGGCAAACTCCATCAATCGCGACAGAATCCCCGGCTTTGGCTGCAAATCCAAAATCCGTACCCGATAAGGGATTTATCGCAAGCCGGATACCGGACCCGCTTGAAACGGCGCTTTTGACGACGCCGACCGCCTGAATCAGCCCAGTGAACACGTTTAGATTTTATCACTCACGCTTCGATCCGGCGGCCGCCGAACCATGTTGGAATGCGCCATCCATACGCCAAATATCGCCAGCACCCCTCCGACGACAAAAGGAAGTGTGATTTCCTCCGCGCCGAATGCGGCATAGCTGTAAACAGCGGCAACCATCGGCTGAAGGCTCATCAGCACTCCCAGTTTTGCAGTCTCAACCCGCGCGAGCGCCCAGTACCACAGGGCATAAGATAGAACCGACGTTCCAAGCGAAACGTAAAGCAGAGATATCCATCCGATCGGCGAAACGGGCACACTTGCCGAATACTGGCGGTACGCCAGGGGAAAGAGCGGAAGCACCATCGCCAATCCAACCAGCTGAATAGCCGTCATGCTGAAAAAGGCGCCGTATTTCGTAACGAATTCCTTGCCGGCGACGGTGAATGCCACCCAGCTTAGCATTGCGACGAGTATGAGCACGTCTCCCCGGAAGCTGTCGTTTGCCCAAGAGATCCCTTGTCCCGAAATCACAACGGAGGCGCCGACCACCGACAAAAGGATTCCCGCCCATCTGTAGGCCGGTACCGTTTCTTTGAGGTAAATACCCGCGAATAAGGCCACGAAAATAGGCGCAAGGGAGTAGATTAACGCGCCGTGCGTAGTCCTGGACAGGTTCTGTCCGAAAAGAAAGAACCCCTGGTTGATGGGAATCAGCAGGATGGACAAAAGCGCAAGCATTGCCCAGTCCCGCCGCTCTATCCGGCGGATTCTGCCGGTGGCCAGGCAAAACAGCCACAGAACCAAACCGCTCAAGCAAAACCGGAGCAATGCAAACGGGATTACGGGAATTTCAGCCGTGCCGAGCTTGGCAAAAAGGTATGTCCCGCTGACCAGGAACAGCTGAAGAGTCATCAGCGGAATGTAAGCGCGCAACGTCAAGCCGGAGAATGTTAACATGCGCGAAACAAATCCGCGTCCCCGCCGCTAATCGTAATTCGCCGCTTCGTCCACATAGGAAAAAAAGTTGAATACGGCGCCGAAAAACCACCCAATGGCGAAGCCCAGCAGGAGCGCCGAAAATGCGCCCAGCAGCACGCCCACAATGGTTGTATCGTAACCCCAGTACAAGCTCCGAAGCACGCGAACCACTTCCGTGCCCAGCCTGAAAAAGCCGGCAACAATGCCGAGCGCGATCGTAAATACAGCATTGGTGACGGCCAGCGCCACACCGCTTCTGAAGGGATGAAACCTCATGAAGGGGAATTTTAGCAAACGCGAGCTCGTACAACCGTTGCCAAGGCAAAAAAAAGGCCTTCCCTATTAGGAAGGCCCTCATTGGGGGGAGGGGTAATTGAAGCTGGAAGCCATCAGGGGCGACTTCCGAACGTTTAGACGCACGACATCAGCTTTTGTTCCCGGTTTCGGGAGCAAAAGTTGTTAAAAGTTGTAACGGAAACGGCTATGGAGACGTCTCGCCGAAGTGATACCCGATGGTGGAAACGTCGGTTTCGTCTATGACACCGTTCAAATCTGCATCGCGGAGGGGCGAGTATCCCTCCCGGCCCGAGGTAAGACCGAAATTCTCGTCTACAACCGCTATGTCCATGTCGTCCACAACTCCGTCGAGATTAAGGTCACCGGGCGTGGTTACAATATATACATCCACAGCCACGTCCGCGGACTCGCCCACCCTCGTCACCCGAGCGGTGACCGTGTAATGCCCGTTTCGAATGCCGGCCAAGGCAAGGGAATTGCCTTCAAAATCGAAGGGCTGCTCCGACGGCGTAAAGTATGGAATGTCCAGGAACGGCGCCCCAACCGGCCTTATGTACCACTTGACACCGTCGTAATCGGGATTGTTTGCAACCGAAAAACGGAAATCGCCGAATACAATCTCGTCCGGAGCGGGACTTGTCAGTTCCGGAGAAAGATCGTCCCAGACGACGAAATCCAGAGGATTCGAGAATTGATCCCGGGCCTTGACGAAAACCTGGCCGGAAATCACGCCTTCCGGAATCTCCACCACCACCCTGGTGTCGCTCCAGAGCGGATAGTTTTCGCCCGATTTAAGCAGCGGAAAAGTGACAAGGCCGCCGCTGCGCGTCGAGCCGAAGTTGATGCCGTCTATCACGAACAACTGGCCGGGGCGGCCGCCGGAGGTCAACGCCGAATCTATTCTCGGATGGGCCGAAAATGGAACGGTGTTTGTGGCTTTGCCGTCTATGAGGGCGAAAATTTGGCCCACACGCGTATTTTTGGGGACTTTCAACTCGATTTCCGAGTCCGTCCAGCTGATAATGTTTTGGATGGGGCTTGCAGTCAGGCCGGGAAACAGCACGAGATTGCTGCTTGAAAGCTCGCCAAGGTTGCCGCCGTGCAAATGAATGATATCGCCTTCCGCTCCGTGATCGGGCTCGGCATGAAACAGAAACGGATTGAGAACGGTGAAAGGCTGGTCCGTTTGGGCCGCGGTGCCCGCTATCGAGACGGTAATCGGCCCCGTGACGGATGAATGCGGCACATCCACCTGGATTTCACCGGCCGACCAGGAAGCGATCGCCGCCTGCGCCAAACCGCCGTTCCCGGTCGGGAAGAACACTTTGTCGGTGTCCGCATCGTACTCCCCGAAGTTTGAGCCGGTTATCGCGATGCGATCGCCCCAATACCCTTCGGAAGGCACCGGAACGCTTGGATTGAATTCCGACGTGGTGAAGGACATCTGGTTGGACATGGGGCCTTCGTTTCCGTAAATGTCCAGTGCGGAAACGCGGTAGTAGTAAGTCCAGGGAACAATGAAGAACCCGTTTTCGAACAGGTCCAGGACGACCACCGACGAGCCGCTTTCCGGCTGGGGAATCAGCGTGTCGCCGCCGACCGTGATCCGCAGCGACGGATCGGGAGCGGTAATCGGCAGGGAATCGCGGTAAACGTAATAGCCCGCGACTCCGGGATTCGTCAGGCGGGTGAATGTTATTTGTATTCCCTTGGGAAGCCCTGAAGCATTCTTTTCGGAATCCTCAAAACGCTCTGCGGATATCAGCACGGGAGCCGGCGGATCGGAGGAGCCGCGGATTGCCGATGCCCCTGTTCGGTTGTCGCCGGTGCAGGAGGAGACCACAATTGAGATGAATGCGAATGCAAACAAGCAAGAATGATGACGAAAGCAAAACATATGAAACCGCCTAGTTTTTTTTGGATGTGTAAAGCCCCTTCAAAACGCTGACGAATCTGATATGGTGGATCGGCTTCATCACAAAATCGCTTGCGCCTGCCTTGATCGTTTCGTAAATCTCGTCGCGTCCCATGCTGTTGGACAGGACGACGATCTTGCAGGACGGAAGCACCTGGCGAAGCGCCGCTATCGTCGTTTTGAAATCCAGCCCCGACATTCCGTAGTCCAATATCATGATGTCCGGATTTGTTTCCTTCGCCCGCGGAAGTATCTCTATCGGAGTCGCGGCTTCGCCGACCAGCGCGAAGCCGTTCGAGTCGAGGATGCTCTTGAGGTTGATCCTGAACAGCCGGTTGGAGTCCGCAATCATCACTGTTTTGACTCCAACAGGAGCCGCTGGACGGGCGACCGCGGCTGCGGGCTCGGAATGCGCCGGTTGCGGCGGCGTTTGGCGCGCGACGGGCTGCTCCGCCGCAGGCTGCGCGGATTGAGCCTGTGCCGGCTGACCCGACGCGGCCTTTCCCTGCATCAACTCGATGTTTTCCGCTTTGAGACGTTCGACAACTTGCTGAAGCTCGGCCAGCTCCTGTTCGCGCTTGGCCAGCAGTTCGACAACGGCTTCCAGCGCTTCAAGTGTTTCCAATTCCTTGCTCATCGCGCGCGGTTCAATACCCCCGGATGAGTATAACATCGAACAGCCGATTCGCGCCCGCCAAAACGGCTTCCCGCATTCGAGCGCCAGGGTGTGGGATTGGATATGCGGACGGCCGCAAATTGCTCTACAGCCCGTACTTCGCGATGATCTCGTCTTTCTTCAATCCAAGGATGCCGTATTTTCCACCGATCTTCTTGAACGCTTCCAGCGCCTTGTCGAGGTGGTGGGTTTCGTGCGCGGCGGAAATCTGTGTGCGGATG belongs to bacterium and includes:
- a CDS encoding riboflavin synthase — translated: MFTGLIQAVGVVKSAVSSGSGIRLAINPLSGTDFGFAAKAGDSVAIDGVCLTAEKNCDDALEFFVTGKTAIATTLGSLKSGDKVNVEPALKSGDSIGGHFVAGHVDSMGKVRTVRPPIGQDGWLEIAVERDSKPYLVSKGSIAVDGISLTLQEIDSDAFGCVLVPETWKRTKLPWVECGDIVNLEFDLIVKAVVRSVSGIIGSDSKLSFEQLSLWGY
- a CDS encoding sigma-70 family RNA polymerase sigma factor → MQDSGFSRFSQGGRFQLTDKPVSARDRDKEKEKDLKEAPPGQPASVPVITREGYLNISKLLDALYKERGNNGKRVEEAIAVLDSPAYRAVARSRNKTLYGYDGALRHFSKDEVNKAENLRLDDSVKMYLRAIGQVPLLIPEEEIYFARRYREGDLSAKERLIDSNLRLVVSIAKKFLNRGMSFLDLIQEGNLGLIRAVEKFDLDRGFKLSTYATWWIRQAISRALADQGELIRKPVHMVETITKLSKASKELQQTKGREPTSKEIAERMDVTEEKVRDILKVAQKPISLEKPIGNDKDSLFQDFQENKNIIAPEVETMYELTKAKIDKILKTLGEREEKVIRLRYGLDDGHPRTLEEVGREFNVTRERIRQIEVKALKKLKHPTRKRQFIGLLEFCDRTRP
- a CDS encoding DMT family transporter, yielding MLTFSGLTLRAYIPLMTLQLFLVSGTYLFAKLGTAEIPVIPFALLRFCLSGLVLWLFCLATGRIRRIERRDWAMLALLSILLIPINQGFFLFGQNLSRTTHGALIYSLAPIFVALFAGIYLKETVPAYRWAGILLSVVGASVVISGQGISWANDSFRGDVLILVAMLSWVAFTVAGKEFVTKYGAFFSMTAIQLVGLAMVLPLFPLAYRQYSASVPVSPIGWISLLYVSLGTSVLSYALWYWALARVETAKLGVLMSLQPMVAAVYSYAAFGAEEITLPFVVGGVLAIFGVWMAHSNMVRRPPDRSVSDKI
- a CDS encoding response regulator transcription factor, which codes for MSKELETLEALEAVVELLAKREQELAELQQVVERLKAENIELMQGKAASGQPAQAQSAQPAAEQPVARQTPPQPAHSEPAAAVARPAAPVGVKTVMIADSNRLFRINLKSILDSNGFALVGEAATPIEILPRAKETNPDIMILDYGMSGLDFKTTIAALRQVLPSCKIVVLSNSMGRDEIYETIKAGASDFVMKPIHHIRFVSVLKGLYTSKKN
- a CDS encoding bifunctional 3,4-dihydroxy-2-butanone-4-phosphate synthase/GTP cyclohydrolase II — its product is MEIDRIERVEKALEELRSGRFIILVDDADRENEGDLAMAAQFVTPEAINFLEQHARGLIVVPMTSERLAALDLPLMVDKPTERHGTAFTVSVDAKSGTTTGISARDRARTIQVLMDPASKPDDLLRPGHTFPLRADPAGVLRRVGQTEGIIDLTKLAGLTPGGVLCEIKNKDGSMARMKDLESFAREHGFLIVQVADIVHYRLQKENWVQNVASADLPTKYGHFRIVAFATKDGAEEHVALTMGDILPEEPVLVRMHSKCLTGDTLGSLRCDCNDQLVFSMKAIADAGKGVLVYLNQEGRGIGLANKIKAYALQDEGYDTQEANVKLGFPPDKRDYGVGAQILRMLGVRKIRLITNNPLKMIGLEGYGLEIVERVPVPLEVVCNDENRRYLSTKKERMGHLLEESMEVAQGGNAQ